The Comamonas sp. GB3 AK4-5 genome includes a region encoding these proteins:
- a CDS encoding CoA ester lyase, with the protein MRSKLFVPGSRPELFPKALRSDADSLSYDLEDAVAEPRKAEARALLSAFLQSDAARAHDKTIIVRVNAMDTPHFAADVAAVVQQGVQLINLPKPESAQHVRDAAEQIAVAAQANGLDAAPGLLLNIETPKALRTAAELAGAHPSVVGLQVGLGDLFEPYGIHRRERAAIEQVLFAVRMAAAEAHVLAYDGAFSNISDTEGFRAEAQLAHRLGFQGKTCIHPSQVALANAVFQPTAAEIEEALKVVAASHEAQHSAVGAYVVDGKMIDKPFVLRAQAIVARAREQGLIPPSPSRAA; encoded by the coding sequence ATGAGAAGCAAATTGTTTGTTCCAGGCTCCCGGCCTGAGCTGTTTCCCAAGGCCTTGCGCAGCGATGCGGACAGCCTGTCCTATGACCTGGAGGATGCCGTGGCGGAGCCGCGCAAGGCAGAGGCGCGGGCCTTGCTGAGCGCCTTTTTGCAAAGCGATGCGGCGCGTGCCCATGACAAGACCATCATCGTGCGGGTCAACGCCATGGACACCCCGCATTTCGCAGCGGACGTGGCCGCCGTCGTGCAGCAGGGTGTGCAACTCATCAACTTGCCCAAGCCTGAAAGTGCGCAGCATGTCAGAGACGCAGCCGAGCAAATCGCTGTCGCAGCGCAAGCCAATGGGCTGGATGCGGCGCCTGGTTTGCTGCTCAACATTGAAACCCCGAAAGCATTGCGCACTGCGGCGGAGCTGGCAGGCGCGCACCCCAGCGTGGTGGGCCTGCAGGTGGGGCTGGGCGATCTTTTCGAGCCTTACGGCATTCACCGGCGGGAGCGTGCGGCCATTGAGCAAGTGCTTTTTGCCGTGCGCATGGCAGCGGCAGAGGCCCATGTGCTGGCCTACGACGGCGCGTTTTCCAACATCAGCGACACCGAAGGCTTTCGTGCCGAGGCGCAACTGGCCCACAGGTTGGGATTTCAGGGCAAGACCTGCATCCATCCCAGCCAGGTCGCCTTGGCCAATGCCGTCTTTCAGCCGACTGCCGCAGAAATTGAAGAGGCGCTCAAGGTGGTGGCGGCTTCGCACGAAGCACAGCACAGCGCAGTGGGTGCCTATGTGGTGGACGGAAAGATGATCGACAAGCCTTTTGTGCTGCGTGCGCAAGCCATCGTGGCGCGCGCCCGGGAGCAGGGCTTGATTCCGCCCTCGCCATCGCGGGCGGCGTAG
- a CDS encoding tripartite tricarboxylate transporter substrate binding protein, whose amino-acid sequence MKPTTSLVRRTVAASACMLAFGMAFPALASGAPYPSKAITLVVPYPPGGSNDVFARLVAKEMGEMLKQAIIVENRPGASGNTGTASVAKAPADGYTIVAVSSSMTTNAAVQPKMPFDPVKSLAPIAMLAKGPMVVAVNNEFPASTPEELIKAVKANPGKFNYATSGTGSVNHIATEYLRAMAPGFDITHIPYKGQGLAVTDVVGNQVQMLMSSGPSILPMIRNGKLKAVGITSLKPSPIAPDLKPMASAVPGFEFELWWGLLAPAGTPADIVNQLNATVNKALAKPALKDHFLREGALVTPMAPAQFGEVISSDVARWKQLAKTNNIVAD is encoded by the coding sequence ATGAAACCGACAACTTCCCTGGTTCGCCGCACGGTGGCCGCTTCAGCGTGCATGCTGGCTTTCGGCATGGCTTTTCCCGCATTGGCCAGTGGTGCGCCTTATCCCAGCAAGGCCATCACCCTGGTCGTGCCTTACCCGCCCGGAGGCTCCAATGACGTGTTTGCACGCCTGGTGGCCAAGGAAATGGGCGAGATGCTCAAGCAGGCCATCATTGTGGAAAACCGTCCGGGTGCCAGCGGCAACACGGGCACGGCTTCCGTGGCCAAGGCGCCGGCAGATGGCTACACCATCGTGGCGGTGTCTTCCAGCATGACGACCAATGCGGCGGTGCAACCGAAGATGCCGTTTGACCCGGTCAAGAGCCTGGCGCCCATTGCGATGCTGGCCAAGGGACCGATGGTGGTGGCGGTGAACAACGAATTCCCTGCCAGCACGCCCGAAGAGCTGATCAAGGCTGTGAAGGCCAACCCCGGCAAGTTCAATTACGCCACCTCTGGCACCGGCAGCGTCAACCACATTGCGACGGAGTATTTGCGCGCCATGGCGCCTGGCTTTGACATCACCCACATCCCCTACAAAGGCCAAGGCCTGGCGGTGACCGATGTGGTGGGCAACCAGGTGCAGATGCTGATGTCCAGCGGACCATCGATCCTGCCAATGATTCGCAACGGAAAGCTCAAGGCGGTGGGCATCACCAGCTTGAAGCCCAGTCCGATTGCACCGGACCTCAAGCCTATGGCCTCGGCCGTGCCGGGCTTTGAATTTGAGTTGTGGTGGGGCCTGCTGGCCCCGGCAGGAACCCCTGCCGACATCGTCAACCAGCTCAATGCCACCGTGAACAAGGCGCTGGCCAAGCCCGCGCTGAAAGATCACTTCCTGCGTGAAGGTGCACTGGTGACACCGATGGCGCCGGCCCAGTTTGGCGAGGTGATCAGCAGCGATGTGGCGCGCTGGAAGCAATTGGCCAAGACAAACAATATCGTTGCAGATTGA
- a CDS encoding LysR family transcriptional regulator, translating into MSQKKERLNLNALRVFVAVASRQSFAAAGRMLELPTSNVSRHVSTLEQSLGLKLLDRRGRSLRLTEAGQALCERFAPLLLDVEGFVDTLKPAGAALQGSLRISLPSEAGPYLLGPALADFVHQNPELELRCITTLAGVEGGLEDMDLAVVVGRGDLPDTSWVAQPLAELESVVVAAPALLQRYGTPTHVRELEQLPCITTVDVLGGAPWRFVQGRGRIWQQPVMARVRLDSGALAFMAARRGTGFAILARQACEQAIAAGELVVISLDKQPAPLRLLAIYPQRKYLPQKVKALIAHFRQALGAQGSA; encoded by the coding sequence ATGAGTCAGAAAAAAGAGCGGCTGAATCTGAATGCCTTGCGTGTGTTTGTGGCCGTGGCGTCCCGACAGAGCTTTGCTGCGGCCGGGCGGATGCTGGAACTGCCCACGTCCAATGTCAGCCGCCATGTCAGCACGCTGGAGCAGAGCCTGGGCCTCAAATTGCTGGACCGGCGCGGCCGCAGCCTGCGCTTGACCGAGGCGGGCCAGGCCTTGTGCGAGCGTTTTGCGCCGCTGCTGCTGGATGTGGAGGGCTTTGTGGACACACTCAAACCCGCCGGCGCTGCACTGCAAGGCAGCTTGCGCATCAGCCTGCCCAGCGAAGCCGGTCCCTATCTGCTGGGGCCGGCCCTGGCCGACTTTGTGCACCAGAACCCCGAGCTGGAGCTGCGCTGCATCACCACGCTTGCAGGTGTGGAAGGGGGCTTGGAGGACATGGACCTGGCTGTGGTGGTGGGGCGCGGTGACCTGCCCGACACCAGTTGGGTGGCCCAGCCCCTGGCCGAGCTGGAGAGCGTGGTGGTGGCCGCGCCGGCCTTGCTGCAGCGCTATGGCACGCCCACCCATGTCAGGGAGCTGGAACAACTGCCCTGCATCACCACGGTCGATGTGCTGGGCGGCGCACCCTGGCGCTTTGTGCAGGGCAGGGGGCGCATCTGGCAGCAGCCGGTGATGGCGCGGGTGAGGCTGGACAGCGGCGCCCTGGCATTCATGGCCGCGCGGCGTGGCACGGGCTTTGCCATTTTGGCCCGCCAGGCCTGCGAGCAGGCCATAGCGGCAGGGGAGCTGGTCGTCATTTCTCTGGACAAGCAGCCCGCACCGCTGCGTTTGCTGGCCATCTACCCCCAGCGCAAATACCTGCCGCAAAAGGTCAAGGCGCTGATTGCGCACTTCCGCCAGGCCTTGGGCGCGCAGGGCAGCGCTTGA
- a CDS encoding LysR family transcriptional regulator gives METSYLNSFLLVAETGSMAEAARRMHLTAAAVAQQMRNLEKEFGTPLLTRAGRTVVPTPAGHRLKDSVPALLRELSNTHTLVNQDANTGELVIGTINTALHSLLPDILAKFVVACPDVKVYLRSATTHQLYEEMQTGDIDAAVCLYPNFPLAKTCDWSQLREEKLILLAPKSMARRDPHQLLRTQPLVRYDRTLGGGKMVERYLQDIGVAPQERFELSSLAAIAMMVDRGLGVALVPDTALNLPDGQDVVRIPLPDAIQTRRFGVMWLRSSARLALIHKLVESARHVLAERQRQAR, from the coding sequence ATGGAAACCAGCTACCTGAACAGCTTTCTTCTGGTCGCAGAGACCGGCTCCATGGCGGAGGCCGCACGCCGCATGCACCTCACGGCGGCCGCCGTGGCACAGCAGATGCGCAATCTGGAAAAAGAATTTGGCACCCCGCTGCTGACGCGCGCAGGGCGCACCGTGGTGCCCACTCCGGCGGGCCACCGGCTCAAGGACAGCGTCCCCGCGCTGCTGCGTGAACTCTCGAACACCCACACCCTGGTCAATCAGGATGCCAACACGGGCGAGCTGGTCATTGGCACGATCAATACGGCCCTGCACAGCCTGCTACCCGACATCCTCGCCAAGTTCGTCGTGGCATGCCCGGACGTCAAGGTCTATCTGCGCTCGGCCACCACCCACCAGTTGTATGAGGAGATGCAAACCGGCGATATCGATGCTGCGGTCTGCCTCTACCCCAACTTTCCGCTGGCCAAGACTTGCGACTGGTCGCAGCTGCGGGAGGAAAAGCTGATCTTGCTGGCCCCCAAAAGCATGGCCAGGCGAGACCCGCACCAATTGCTGCGCACCCAGCCCCTGGTGCGTTATGACCGCACTCTGGGTGGCGGCAAGATGGTGGAGCGTTATCTGCAGGACATTGGCGTCGCCCCCCAGGAGCGCTTCGAGCTGAGCTCGCTCGCGGCCATTGCCATGATGGTCGACCGCGGGCTGGGCGTGGCCCTGGTGCCCGACACCGCATTGAACCTGCCGGATGGGCAAGACGTGGTGCGCATTCCACTGCCCGATGCCATCCAGACCCGTAGGTTTGGCGTCATGTGGCTGCGCTCTTCCGCAAGGCTGGCCCTCATCCACAAGCTGGTCGAGAGCGCGCGGCACGTGCTGGCCGAGCGCCAGCGCCAGGCACGCTGA
- the panD gene encoding aspartate 1-decarboxylase — protein MFRTLLKSKIHRVKTTHCELHYEGSCAIDEDLLDAANIAENEQIHIWNIDNGERFVTYAIKGQRGSGMISVNGSAARRAAVGDLLIIAAFAQVHESDVADHQPQLVFVDDHNRQTELRHKVATQTL, from the coding sequence ATGTTCCGCACACTTTTGAAGTCCAAGATTCACCGCGTCAAGACCACGCACTGCGAGCTGCACTACGAAGGCTCCTGCGCCATCGACGAGGATTTGCTGGACGCCGCCAATATTGCCGAGAACGAGCAGATTCATATCTGGAACATCGACAACGGCGAGCGCTTTGTCACCTATGCCATCAAGGGCCAGCGCGGCAGCGGCATGATTTCGGTGAATGGCTCGGCAGCGCGCCGTGCCGCTGTGGGGGATTTGCTCATCATTGCCGCCTTTGCCCAGGTGCATGAAAGCGATGTGGCAGACCACCAGCCCCAGCTGGTGTTTGTGGATGATCACAATCGCCAGACGGAGCTGCGCCACAAGGTGGCTACGCAGACGCTGTAG
- a CDS encoding CoA transferase encodes MSFALIEREGPKGPLSGIRVLDLSAYIAGPYGCSLLADQGAEVIKIEPPAGDNLRQYPSTLEAESRAFLGVNRSKWGMVLDLKQAPDHAVLLKLVRDADVLVHNFRPGVPERLGIAFAQLSAINPRLVYCSVTGYGSKGPLKNKAGYDQVLQTLSGMCAMQGKADGPPEILYGSVVDYYASALVASGVASALYEREKSGLGQHVGVSLLGAALTMQSARLVWASGEPREVGRDMRSGGITGIHPTREGFIYISANTQHFWAALCAKTGMHDLARDAQYDTVRKRAQHKALLVERLRSALQAQTALEWEGIFGEEVPCAAARTVEDMFDDPQVQAEGLIAEFSHPVVGRYRGFTRPVDFHRTPGPTPFAAPALGQHTVLLKGQG; translated from the coding sequence ATGAGTTTCGCCCTTATTGAACGTGAAGGTCCCAAGGGTCCGTTGAGTGGGATTCGTGTCCTGGACCTGAGTGCCTACATCGCTGGCCCCTACGGGTGCTCGCTGCTGGCAGATCAGGGGGCGGAGGTCATCAAGATCGAGCCCCCAGCTGGCGATAACCTGCGCCAATACCCTTCCACGCTGGAGGCCGAGAGCCGGGCTTTTCTCGGGGTCAATCGCAGCAAATGGGGCATGGTGCTGGATTTGAAGCAGGCGCCGGACCATGCGGTGCTCTTGAAGCTGGTGCGGGATGCGGATGTGCTGGTGCACAACTTTCGCCCCGGCGTGCCGGAGCGCCTGGGGATTGCTTTCGCGCAGCTCAGCGCCATCAACCCGCGTTTGGTGTATTGCAGCGTGACGGGCTATGGCAGCAAAGGACCGCTGAAGAACAAGGCAGGCTACGACCAGGTGCTACAAACTTTGAGTGGCATGTGCGCCATGCAGGGCAAGGCCGATGGGCCGCCCGAAATCCTTTACGGCTCGGTGGTCGACTACTACGCCTCGGCACTGGTGGCCAGTGGCGTGGCATCGGCCTTGTACGAGCGCGAGAAGAGTGGGCTGGGCCAGCATGTGGGGGTTTCGCTGCTGGGCGCCGCACTCACCATGCAGTCTGCCCGCCTGGTCTGGGCGAGCGGCGAACCTCGGGAAGTGGGACGGGACATGCGCTCGGGTGGCATTACCGGCATCCATCCCACCAGGGAGGGCTTTATCTACATCTCCGCCAACACCCAGCATTTCTGGGCGGCACTGTGCGCGAAGACGGGCATGCATGACCTGGCGCGGGACGCGCAATACGACACGGTGCGCAAGCGCGCCCAGCACAAGGCGCTGCTGGTGGAGCGATTGCGCAGCGCCTTGCAGGCGCAGACGGCGCTGGAGTGGGAGGGCATCTTCGGCGAGGAGGTGCCCTGTGCCGCAGCGCGCACGGTGGAAGATATGTTCGATGACCCCCAGGTGCAGGCGGAAGGGCTGATTGCCGAGTTCTCGCACCCCGTTGTTGGCCGCTACCGTGGTTTCACCCGCCCTGTGGATTTTCACCGCACCCCCGGACCCACACCGTTTGCTGCGCCGGCACTGGGGCAGCATACCGTGCTGCTCAAGGGCCAAGGCTGA
- a CDS encoding MFS transporter yields MQDRSPSSFSSASAPESPTTPSMTGSARSIAWVVAAIQFTNALEYMAVSPLFPWMAGDLGVPVGWAGYAAGAYTIAAIVSGLLAYGLADRVQPKRLLLAALSVLSLTTLATSMAEGFGSLLFWRTVAGLTGGITMGSASAILLVHASEKERPALLALTVVAFSAVSIAGTPLVLWLAQAADWRWSFRLIGACCLLCLCTAAWKLPATRPPARAASLGQMLSGLRGGTLRHAGLNALSQFPALLVIPMLAPILMGLTGGSAQLPLWFLLGGVAGLLASRLAGKAVSRFGGPRVFRWGLAALAANLLACASGVMGPLGAMASGLFMVCFMASTYTALVAAAATSAAHPSPERRTSFSMLQTSLMHLGSSLAFFGTAWLMGLTAMQANGALWLLVLAALLALGLALSSRALLRPTASA; encoded by the coding sequence ATGCAAGATCGCAGTCCTTCTTCTTTTTCATCGGCCTCTGCACCAGAGTCACCCACCACGCCCTCCATGACCGGCAGCGCACGCAGCATTGCCTGGGTGGTGGCCGCCATCCAGTTCACCAATGCGCTGGAGTACATGGCCGTCAGCCCCTTGTTCCCCTGGATGGCGGGCGACCTGGGCGTTCCCGTGGGCTGGGCCGGCTATGCCGCCGGCGCCTACACCATCGCAGCCATCGTCTCCGGCCTGCTAGCCTATGGTCTGGCAGACCGCGTACAGCCCAAGCGGCTGCTGCTGGCGGCCCTGTCGGTGCTGAGCCTGACCACGCTGGCCACCTCCATGGCCGAAGGCTTTGGCAGTTTGCTGTTCTGGCGCACCGTGGCCGGGCTCACCGGTGGCATCACCATGGGCAGCGCCTCGGCCATTTTGCTGGTGCATGCCAGCGAAAAAGAACGGCCGGCCCTGCTGGCGCTCACGGTGGTGGCGTTTTCCGCCGTCAGCATTGCCGGCACGCCGCTGGTGTTGTGGCTGGCACAGGCTGCGGATTGGCGCTGGTCGTTTCGCCTGATCGGCGCTTGCTGTCTGCTGTGCCTGTGCACTGCGGCCTGGAAGCTGCCCGCTACACGCCCACCAGCCCGTGCGGCCTCGCTCGGGCAGATGCTGTCCGGCCTGCGCGGCGGCACGCTGCGCCACGCCGGGCTCAATGCCTTGTCGCAATTTCCGGCCCTGCTGGTGATTCCCATGCTGGCGCCCATCTTGATGGGTCTGACCGGTGGCAGCGCCCAATTGCCGCTGTGGTTTTTGTTGGGTGGCGTAGCCGGCTTGTTGGCCTCCAGGTTGGCGGGCAAGGCCGTCTCCCGCTTTGGCGGGCCGCGCGTGTTCCGCTGGGGGCTGGCGGCTCTGGCAGCCAATTTGCTGGCCTGCGCCAGCGGCGTGATGGGCCCGCTGGGCGCCATGGCCAGCGGGCTGTTCATGGTGTGCTTCATGGCCAGCACCTATACGGCCCTGGTCGCAGCGGCTGCCACCAGCGCGGCCCATCCCAGCCCTGAGCGACGCACCAGCTTTTCCATGCTGCAAACCAGCTTGATGCACCTGGGCTCCAGCCTGGCATTTTTCGGCACCGCATGGTTGATGGGACTGACTGCCATGCAAGCCAACGGCGCCCTCTGGCTGCTGGTGCTGGCGGCCCTGCTGGCCCTGGGCCTGGCCTTGTCCAGCCGGGCCTTGCTGCGGCCTACAGCGTCTGCGTAG